A part of Arachis hypogaea cultivar Tifrunner chromosome 12, arahy.Tifrunner.gnm2.J5K5, whole genome shotgun sequence genomic DNA contains:
- the LOC112729419 gene encoding pectinesterase inhibitor 9, which produces MSPFNITFLVTIFLSLFFPTLGQVDPTLSRPKSQTLSYIESSCNGTLYRELCIRSLSKFASTNEIDGPQHLAHVALSISLARAIHTKNYLVGVSKELDAINNLNNNNNNNNDRKKRREYQTIQDCVTQLSDSVDQLSQSIKELRRMNNKSRSTINDDFLWHINNVETWVSTALTDASSCVYAFPGHRMSKRTASIRGKAMNVAQVTSNALAFIHKYMEAATRNTKP; this is translated from the coding sequence ATGTCACCTTTCAATATCACATTTCTAGTCACAATTTTCCTCTCTCTTTTCTTCCCAACCCTTGGTCAAGTTGATCCAACATTGTCAAGGCCTAAATCCCAAACATTATCATACATAGAGTCCTCTTGCAATGGCACTCTCTACCGTGAACTATGCATCCGTTCCCTTTCGAAATTCGCCAGCACCAATGAAATCGACGGTCCACAACACTTAGCACATGTTGCCTTGTCAATTAGCCTTGCTAGGGCAATCCACACAAAGAACTACTTGGTGGGAGTTTCCAAGGAACTCGACGCGATTAACAAtctcaacaacaataacaataacaataacgacAGAAAGAAGAGAAGGGAGTACCAAACAATTCAAGATTGTGTGACACAACTAAGTGATAGTGTTGACCAACTTAGTCAATCAATCAAGGAGCTAAGAAGGATGAACAACAAAAGTAGATCAACAATCAATGATGATTTCTTGTGGCACATTAACAATGTTGAGACATGGGTTAGCACTGCCTTAACAGATGCTAGTAGTTGTGTCTATGCATTCCCTGGCCATAGAATGAGTAAGAGAACAGCTTCAATTAGGGGTAAGGCCATGAATGTTGCACAAGTTACTAGCAATGCATTAGCCTTCATTCATAAGTACATGGAAGCAGCAACAAGGAACACCAAGCCTTGA